In Oenanthe melanoleuca isolate GR-GAL-2019-014 chromosome 22, OMel1.0, whole genome shotgun sequence, the following proteins share a genomic window:
- the LOC130261930 gene encoding substance-P receptor-like — MGKVEKTRKFQHFLQDGKVRYMAIIHPLRPRLSAAATKVLVGLIWLLALLLAFPQGYFSVTAELPGRLVCLVEWPEPGGAASGKAYHFSMTVLLYLLPLLVIGCAYAAVGRTLWASAIPGDSSDRYHEQVTAKRKVVKMMIIVVCTFALCWLPYHVYFTLQYLRPEWYLRRSIQQVYLAVMWLAMSSTMYNPIIYCCLNDRFRVGFKHAFRWCPWVSAGEYEGLELRSARFLHTHSSVSKLSRMDTTTVASALGAADEELDEPGRAERLSLDMTSNGSSRSDSKTVSESFSFYSNTPT, encoded by the exons ATGGGAAAAGTGGAGAAAACCCGGAAATTCCAGCACTTCCTGCAGGATGGGAAGGTCAG GTACATGGCCATCATCCACCCGCTCCGGCCGCGCCTCTCGGCCGCGGCCACCAAGGTCCTGGTGGGGCTGATCTGGCTCCTGGCGCTCCTGCTGGCTTTCCCACAGGGATATTTCTCCGTCACCGCCGAGCTGCCGGGACGCCTCGTCTGCCTCGTGGAGTGGCCGGAGCCCGGAGGAGCCGCGTCCGGAAAAGC GTACCATTTCTCCATGACCGTCCTGCTGTACCTGCTGCCGCTGCTGGTGATCGGCTGCGCCTACGCCGCCGTCGGCCGCACGCTCTGGGCCAGCGCCATCCCCGGAGACTCCTCCGACCGCTACCACGAGCAGGTGACGGCCAAGAGGAAG GTGGTGAAGATGATGATCATCGTGGTGTGCACCTTCGCgctctgctggctgccctaCCACGTGTACTTCACGCTGCAGTACCTGCGGCCCGAGTGGTACCTGCGCCGCTCCATCCAGCAGGTCTACCTGGCCGTCATGTGGCTGGCCATGAGCTCCACCATGTACAACCCCATCATCTACTGCTGCCTCAACGACAG GTTCCGGGTGGGATTCAAGCACGCGTTCCGCTGGTGCCCGTGGGTCAGCGCCGGCGAGTacgaggggctggagctgcgCTCGGCGCGCTTCCTGCACACGCACAGCTCCGTGTCCAAGCTCAGCCGCATGGACACCACCACCGTGGCCTCGGCGCTCGGCGCGGCCGACGAGGAGCTGGACGAGCCCGGCCGGGCCGAGCGGCTCTCCCTGGACATGACCTCCAACGGCTCCTCCCGCAGCGACTCCAAGACAGTGTCCGAGAGCTTCAGCTTCTACTCCAACACCCCCACCTAG